In Streptomyces sp. NBC_01408, one DNA window encodes the following:
- a CDS encoding fatty acyl-AMP ligase codes for MGHDMMENLARASSLGALLRQHASERADQDAAVFVRGPQTGDAHTLTYAQLDRRASGIARALRARAALGDRVLLLYPQGTECVEAFAGCLYAGMPAVVAPMPGSYQQDRKRVTSIVRDTRVSIVLTDAANLETVRDWAESTGIPDLTVLASDTFEDADGASEPLAPADRSTTAMLQYTSGSTSDPKGVEVTHGNLLHDIAAIAHAFGATEPVRTGGWAPLYHDLGLIAQTLLPLAMGSTVVLMSAISFVKRPYQWLKLVDTYDLEFSAAPNFAFQLCTEKVTDEQLATLDLSRWRYALSGAEAVQVSTMRKFTRRFAAAGLRPDAFGACYGLAESTVFVSGATRREQVVAELDAAALERGELRRAAPGRPSRALPSNGPVWDLEARIVDPGNHREQPDRTVGEIWLRGESVARGYWGNPEATAEVFQAYTEDGDGPFLRTGDLGAFLDGELYVTGRRKDLMIINGRNLHPQDIEYALRDHHAELDGLPGAVFTVPAGEEGELQDEALIVLQEVRGRPSPDRAEALVRTMRDTLSREFGVRAAGVLLVRRAGVQRTTSGKVQRAAMRELFLSGAIDPLFAEFDTRFTERGRAA; via the coding sequence GTGGGTCACGACATGATGGAGAACCTGGCGCGGGCGTCGTCACTGGGCGCCCTTCTGCGCCAGCACGCCTCTGAGCGGGCCGATCAGGACGCCGCGGTATTCGTACGCGGCCCGCAGACGGGCGACGCGCACACCCTGACCTACGCGCAGCTCGACCGGCGGGCGAGCGGCATCGCCCGGGCCCTGCGCGCCCGCGCGGCGCTGGGCGACCGCGTGCTGCTGCTGTACCCGCAGGGAACGGAGTGCGTCGAGGCCTTCGCCGGATGTCTGTACGCGGGCATGCCCGCGGTGGTGGCGCCGATGCCCGGCAGTTACCAGCAGGACCGCAAGCGGGTCACCTCCATCGTCCGGGACACCCGGGTCTCGATCGTGCTGACCGACGCCGCGAACCTGGAGACGGTGCGGGACTGGGCGGAGTCCACCGGAATACCGGATCTGACCGTCCTTGCCTCCGACACCTTCGAGGACGCCGACGGTGCGAGCGAACCGCTGGCGCCGGCCGACCGGTCGACGACCGCCATGCTCCAGTACACCTCCGGTTCCACGAGCGACCCCAAGGGCGTCGAGGTCACCCACGGCAACCTCCTGCACGACATCGCGGCGATCGCGCACGCCTTCGGCGCGACGGAGCCCGTCAGGACGGGAGGATGGGCGCCCCTCTACCACGACCTCGGTCTCATCGCCCAGACGCTCCTGCCCCTCGCCATGGGCAGCACGGTCGTGTTGATGTCCGCCATCTCCTTCGTGAAGCGGCCCTATCAGTGGCTGAAGCTGGTCGACACCTACGACCTGGAGTTTTCGGCCGCCCCGAACTTCGCCTTCCAGCTGTGCACCGAGAAGGTCACCGACGAGCAGCTGGCGACCCTGGACCTCTCGCGCTGGCGCTACGCGCTCAGCGGGGCGGAGGCCGTGCAGGTCTCCACCATGCGCAAGTTCACCCGGCGGTTCGCCGCGGCGGGCCTGCGCCCGGACGCGTTCGGAGCCTGTTACGGCCTCGCCGAGAGCACCGTCTTCGTCTCCGGCGCGACCCGGCGCGAACAGGTCGTCGCCGAACTGGACGCGGCGGCCCTCGAACGCGGGGAGCTGCGCCGCGCGGCGCCGGGCCGTCCGTCCCGTGCCCTGCCCAGCAACGGTCCGGTCTGGGACCTCGAAGCGAGGATCGTGGACCCCGGGAACCACCGGGAACAGCCCGACCGCACGGTGGGGGAGATCTGGCTCCGCGGCGAGAGCGTGGCACGCGGTTACTGGGGCAACCCGGAGGCGACCGCGGAGGTGTTCCAGGCCTACACCGAGGACGGCGACGGCCCGTTCCTGCGCACCGGCGACCTGGGCGCCTTCCTGGACGGAGAGCTCTACGTCACCGGGCGGCGCAAGGACCTGATGATCATCAACGGGCGGAACCTGCACCCGCAGGACATCGAGTACGCGCTGCGGGACCACCACGCCGAGCTGGACGGACTTCCGGGGGCGGTGTTCACCGTGCCCGCCGGCGAGGAGGGCGAACTCCAGGACGAGGCCCTCATCGTGCTCCAGGAGGTGCGCGGCCGCCCCTCGCCGGACCGTGCCGAGGCGCTCGTGCGCACCATGCGCGACACCCTCTCCCGGGAGTTCGGCGTACGCGCGGCCGGGGTGCTGCTGGTCCGCCGGGCCGGTGTGCAGCGGACGACCAGCGGCAAGGTGCAGCGCGCGGCCATGCGGGAGCTCTTCCTGTCCGGGGCGATCGATCCGCTCTTCGCGGAGTTCGACACCCGCTTCACGGAGCGGGGGCGTGCGGCATGA
- a CDS encoding helix-turn-helix transcriptional regulator: protein MTRITIAPAGDPAVETALGADLLRRRSGGTVFGRWRDLASQKTTLRLPPRPPVPDHLDLLAQADGRIPRQRGSSENILDTDFYASAIAPYWERINAYLRADADHRSRIFLSGGVEALLGTLHGRIAWHSPVLELDNGLDAEIHPEGAGLLIVPSLFLHSRPVVYTGSGGSGAPPVLVYPVPLEAVTAATIWGDSEQSGRALGALMGRTRAGVLLALTESRTTTQLGRRLGISAAAASQHTAVLREAGLITSRRKLNAVLHSLTDLGHTLLREGDEFGPAAECIPVGCGA from the coding sequence TTGACGCGCATCACCATCGCGCCGGCCGGAGATCCGGCGGTCGAGACGGCGTTGGGCGCCGACCTCCTGCGGCGCAGGAGCGGCGGTACGGTGTTCGGGCGCTGGCGTGATCTGGCGAGCCAGAAGACGACGCTGCGGCTGCCGCCGAGGCCCCCCGTCCCCGACCACCTGGACCTGCTCGCACAGGCCGACGGCAGGATCCCCCGGCAGCGCGGGAGCTCCGAGAACATCCTGGACACCGACTTCTACGCCTCGGCGATCGCTCCGTACTGGGAGCGCATCAACGCCTACCTGCGGGCCGACGCGGACCACCGCAGCCGGATCTTCCTCAGTGGCGGCGTGGAGGCACTGCTGGGGACGCTGCACGGGCGCATCGCGTGGCATTCCCCCGTACTGGAGCTCGACAACGGACTGGACGCGGAGATCCACCCCGAGGGTGCGGGCCTCCTGATCGTGCCCTCGCTGTTCCTGCACAGTCGGCCGGTGGTCTACACCGGGTCGGGCGGGTCCGGCGCCCCGCCGGTCCTGGTGTACCCGGTGCCGCTCGAAGCCGTGACCGCGGCGACGATCTGGGGCGATTCGGAGCAGTCCGGCCGGGCGCTGGGCGCGCTCATGGGGCGTACGCGTGCGGGGGTCCTCCTCGCGCTCACGGAAAGCCGCACCACGACCCAGCTCGGCCGCAGGCTGGGTATTTCCGCCGCAGCTGCCAGCCAGCACACCGCGGTGCTCCGCGAAGCCGGTCTGATCACCAGCCGGCGCAAGCTCAACGCGGTACTGCATTCGCTGACGGATCTCGGCCACACCCTGCTCAGGGAAGGCGATGAATTCGGGCCGGCTGCGGAATGCATTCCGGTGGGCTGCGGAGCCTGA
- a CDS encoding acyl carrier protein, with the protein MTGSADQLESKGEVQALADWLAVESAALLGTAPERIDRTAQFGEYGLDSIAGLTLAAAIEDHLGIEVDPTVIWDHPSIDELAAFLTKGRAATS; encoded by the coding sequence ATGACCGGTTCCGCTGATCAGCTGGAGTCGAAGGGCGAGGTTCAGGCGCTGGCGGACTGGCTCGCCGTCGAGTCCGCGGCGCTCCTGGGCACGGCGCCGGAGCGGATCGACCGCACGGCGCAGTTCGGCGAGTACGGCCTGGATTCCATCGCAGGCCTGACGCTCGCCGCCGCCATCGAAGACCACCTGGGGATCGAAGTCGACCCCACCGTCATCTGGGACCACCCCAGCATCGACGAGCTTGCCGCATTCCTCACCAAGGGCCGGGCCGCCACGTCCTGA
- a CDS encoding acyl-CoA dehydrogenase → MGELERLLGDPFDRSNPVGFTTLLEADERDAMPEAFEALLDSYGFDAEFVPTALGGRLSRLDDLVAALRALYRRDPSVGLGYGMSSFIAAVNVWLAGDDRQQKSAAELLLGGHRLAVAYHELAHGNDMGGVDCAVVDVDGVPVLRGRKEVVSNIRRAQGLVVFARTDEGPGGRSHSQVLLDKRTVDRSLLRDLPRFRSSGMRAVQLHGLEFADCPLPPGSILGRAGEGLETAMRSFQITRTIAPAVVCGPVETGLRVALGHLTARTLYGAAATELPYLRSVLAGVFADLLIVECFGAAAIRAVHVLPAEASVLSSVFKHFGSAVLLDAMNTLSELLGAHFYLRSGPTAIFQKLLRDVRVIGFGHAARGACESAVLPQLPVLARRTWAAGRPDDTPSELFDLTADPGPLDFARLRLSAGGRDHLSASLATSAAALSGAAADLAGSFLAEQAALARDCAALAPADVTLTAGPHASRLVARTGHVMAAAAVLGIWRHNLGGGGLPDAEVWPAALLARLQGRLQGRAVALPADAEDALFTELLDRFHAGRAFDLTARPLPDRHPAARS, encoded by the coding sequence GTGGGAGAGCTCGAACGCCTCCTGGGAGACCCCTTCGACAGATCCAACCCCGTCGGCTTCACCACCCTCCTGGAGGCGGACGAACGGGATGCGATGCCCGAAGCCTTCGAGGCGCTCCTGGACTCCTACGGGTTCGACGCGGAGTTCGTCCCGACCGCACTGGGCGGTCGGCTGTCCCGCCTCGACGACCTCGTGGCGGCGCTGCGGGCCCTGTACCGCCGGGACCCCTCCGTCGGTCTGGGCTACGGCATGAGCTCGTTCATCGCCGCGGTCAACGTCTGGCTCGCGGGCGACGACCGGCAGCAGAAGTCCGCCGCCGAGCTGCTGCTCGGAGGCCACCGGCTCGCCGTCGCCTACCATGAGCTGGCCCACGGAAACGACATGGGCGGCGTCGACTGCGCCGTCGTCGACGTGGACGGCGTGCCCGTCCTGCGCGGGCGCAAAGAGGTCGTCAGCAACATCCGGCGGGCGCAGGGGCTGGTCGTCTTCGCCCGCACCGACGAGGGCCCCGGAGGCCGCAGCCACTCGCAGGTCCTCCTGGACAAGCGCACCGTCGACCGGAGCCTGCTGCGTGACCTGCCCCGCTTCCGCAGTTCCGGCATGCGCGCCGTCCAGCTGCACGGTCTGGAGTTCGCGGACTGCCCGCTGCCCCCCGGCAGCATCCTGGGCCGGGCCGGTGAAGGCCTGGAGACGGCGATGCGCTCCTTCCAGATCACCCGCACGATCGCGCCCGCCGTGGTGTGCGGCCCCGTGGAGACCGGGCTGCGCGTCGCGCTGGGCCACCTCACCGCGCGCACCCTGTACGGGGCGGCCGCCACCGAACTGCCCTACCTGCGCTCCGTCCTCGCCGGGGTCTTCGCCGACCTGCTGATCGTCGAGTGCTTCGGGGCCGCCGCGATCCGGGCCGTCCACGTACTGCCCGCCGAGGCGAGCGTGCTGTCCTCGGTGTTCAAGCACTTCGGCTCCGCCGTGCTCCTCGACGCGATGAACACCCTCTCGGAACTCCTCGGCGCCCACTTCTACCTGAGGTCCGGGCCCACGGCGATCTTCCAGAAGCTGCTCCGCGACGTCCGCGTCATCGGCTTCGGACACGCCGCCCGCGGAGCCTGCGAGTCGGCGGTGCTGCCGCAGCTGCCCGTCCTCGCCCGCCGTACCTGGGCCGCCGGCCGACCGGACGACACGCCGTCGGAGCTCTTCGACCTCACGGCCGATCCGGGCCCCCTGGACTTCGCCCGCCTGCGGCTCTCCGCCGGCGGCCGGGACCACCTGAGCGCCTCGCTCGCCACGTCGGCGGCGGCGCTCAGCGGTGCGGCCGCCGACCTCGCCGGGTCCTTCCTCGCCGAGCAGGCCGCACTGGCCCGCGACTGCGCCGCCCTCGCACCTGCCGACGTCACCCTGACGGCCGGCCCGCACGCCTCCCGCCTGGTGGCCCGTACCGGGCACGTGATGGCCGCGGCGGCGGTGCTCGGGATCTGGCGTCACAACCTGGGCGGGGGCGGGCTGCCCGACGCCGAGGTCTGGCCGGCGGCGCTGCTCGCCCGGCTGCAGGGACGCCTTCAGGGCAGGGCCGTCGCACTGCCCGCCGACGCGGAGGACGCCCTGTTCACCGAGCTGCTCGACCGGTTCCACGCCGGCCGGGCCTTCGACCTCACCGCGAGGCCCCTGCCCGACCGGCACCCGGCGGCGAGGTCGTGA
- a CDS encoding LeuA family protein — translation MTIESAYGRRRISIFDATLRDGEQAPGNAMSPEQKLPLALAAEAYGADIIEAGFPGSSPADAEATRLIAESLTTARFATFNRASTVDVRKSMEAGGARPNHQVQICGTGSDLHLEHKRGITRAESVQEVRDAIRLAVELGATDVSFGVEDASRGSKDHIEALVTAAVEDGATTVILADTTGCATPQEYGDLCAAVRSWIGDDIVLSTHCHDDMGLSLANALAGIQAGADEVQATLGGIGERAGNTPLEELASVLSHKGEQFGASVELKLNGLYPAYLLLAQTIALAPLRNKSVFGVNAFATEAGIHQAGILKNPINYEYLDPHLFGRDRQLLVGRHSGRSVLRYLLDRMDLPADETLVQSLYEELVESRPPGEADELNDLAQRLAVRFDEAGAR, via the coding sequence GTGACAATTGAAAGCGCCTACGGTCGGCGCAGGATCTCCATATTCGACGCCACCCTGCGCGACGGGGAACAGGCCCCGGGCAACGCCATGTCTCCGGAGCAGAAGCTCCCGCTGGCGCTGGCGGCGGAAGCATACGGTGCCGATATCATCGAGGCCGGATTTCCCGGTTCCTCTCCCGCCGACGCGGAGGCGACCCGGCTCATCGCCGAGTCGCTGACCACCGCGCGGTTCGCCACCTTCAACCGCGCGTCCACCGTCGACGTACGGAAGTCCATGGAGGCCGGGGGCGCCCGACCCAATCACCAGGTGCAGATCTGCGGCACGGGCAGCGACCTCCACCTGGAGCACAAGCGCGGGATCACACGCGCCGAGTCGGTCCAGGAAGTGCGCGACGCGATCCGGCTGGCCGTCGAACTCGGTGCGACCGACGTCTCCTTCGGCGTCGAGGACGCGAGCCGCGGCAGCAAGGACCACATCGAGGCCCTGGTCACCGCGGCCGTGGAGGACGGTGCCACCACGGTCATCCTCGCCGACACGACGGGATGCGCGACGCCGCAGGAGTACGGAGACCTGTGCGCGGCGGTGCGGTCCTGGATCGGTGACGACATCGTGCTGTCGACGCACTGCCACGACGACATGGGGCTCTCCCTCGCGAACGCCCTCGCCGGGATCCAGGCGGGCGCCGACGAGGTGCAGGCCACGCTCGGCGGAATCGGCGAGCGGGCGGGGAACACCCCGCTGGAAGAGCTCGCCTCCGTCCTGTCCCACAAGGGCGAGCAGTTCGGCGCCAGCGTGGAGCTGAAACTGAACGGCCTGTACCCCGCCTACCTCCTGCTCGCCCAGACCATCGCACTGGCGCCGCTGCGCAACAAGTCGGTCTTCGGGGTCAACGCCTTCGCGACGGAGGCCGGGATCCACCAGGCCGGCATCCTGAAGAACCCCATCAACTACGAGTACCTGGACCCGCACCTCTTCGGTCGCGACCGCCAGCTCCTCGTCGGCCGGCACTCGGGCAGGTCCGTCCTGCGCTACCTGCTCGACCGCATGGACCTGCCCGCCGACGAGACGCTGGTGCAATCCCTCTACGAGGAACTCGTGGAGTCGCGGCCACCGGGCGAGGCGGACGAGCTGAACGACCTCGCGCAGCGTCTTGCGGTCCGCTTCGACGAGGCGGGGGCCCGGTGA
- a CDS encoding acyl-CoA dehydrogenase family protein translates to MTLPGPPPAGPVPVGAVPVGAVAAEPRAPRPEVLLDELLTRAAAPGGAFDPAELARLDEAEEFPAAAYRLLHEAGVPAQYVPCRHGGELRGLDGLMAVVRTVARRDLTVAIAHGKTSLGAMPLWVAGSPAQAAGLAAEILAGAEVCWGLTEAGSGSDLLAGRLTARPHARGGLRLDGAKWLINNATRARFACVLARTRSEGGPRGFGFVLVDKDTLPAETHRALPKERTHGIRGADISGIEFTGARVPETTLVGRADSGFEVVLKSLQLTRIFSTSLSLGAADHALPIAVRFLADRPLYGHQLGELPRVRRVLGEAAAAFLLAESVAVLSARAAQTLTGELSVLAAVTKAFVPTTVQRAVDALADLLGVRGFLTSHTEDGAFAKLDRDHRIVAVFDGSTAVNRHALITAFPLLARAHAAQARDEEGLAAAARIHGPQPELDPGLLSLISAGGCTAVQSLPQLARRAGERGREDITAAAHALAAESARLHQEIGARRESPGRASAAAFDLAQRYELCYAGAAALALWTHNTPGPGARWWREDLWVRACLTLVLSRLGLETPPGPDARDLLCDEILDGGLTEGEFSLLHGLGDR, encoded by the coding sequence ATGACGCTCCCGGGTCCCCCGCCCGCCGGCCCCGTACCGGTCGGTGCCGTACCGGTCGGTGCCGTCGCGGCCGAGCCGCGCGCACCCCGCCCGGAGGTCCTCCTCGACGAGCTGCTGACCCGGGCCGCCGCCCCGGGCGGGGCCTTCGACCCGGCCGAGCTCGCCCGGCTGGACGAGGCGGAGGAGTTCCCCGCGGCGGCGTACCGGCTGCTCCACGAGGCCGGGGTGCCCGCGCAGTACGTACCGTGCCGCCACGGTGGTGAACTGCGTGGCCTGGACGGCCTGATGGCCGTGGTCCGCACGGTCGCCCGCCGGGACCTGACCGTCGCCATCGCCCACGGAAAGACCTCCCTCGGCGCCATGCCCCTGTGGGTGGCGGGATCCCCGGCGCAGGCCGCCGGCCTGGCCGCGGAGATCCTGGCCGGCGCCGAGGTCTGCTGGGGGCTGACCGAGGCGGGCAGCGGCAGCGACCTCCTCGCCGGCCGGCTGACCGCACGGCCGCACGCCCGCGGCGGGCTGCGCCTCGACGGTGCCAAGTGGCTGATCAACAACGCCACGCGGGCCAGGTTCGCCTGCGTCCTGGCCCGTACCCGGTCCGAAGGCGGACCCCGGGGCTTCGGCTTCGTCCTCGTCGACAAGGACACCCTGCCTGCCGAAACCCACCGCGCCCTCCCCAAGGAACGGACCCACGGCATCCGCGGCGCCGACATCAGCGGCATCGAGTTCACCGGCGCACGGGTCCCGGAAACCACCCTCGTGGGCCGGGCCGACTCCGGCTTCGAAGTCGTGCTCAAATCGCTCCAGCTCACCCGGATCTTCTCGACCTCGCTCTCGCTGGGCGCCGCCGACCACGCGCTCCCGATCGCCGTGCGCTTCCTCGCCGACCGGCCCCTGTACGGACACCAGCTCGGCGAGCTGCCCCGCGTGCGCCGCGTCCTGGGGGAGGCCGCCGCCGCGTTCCTGCTCGCGGAGTCGGTCGCCGTGCTCTCCGCGCGTGCCGCCCAGACCCTCACCGGTGAGCTCTCCGTCCTCGCGGCGGTCACCAAGGCCTTCGTTCCCACGACGGTGCAGCGCGCGGTGGACGCCCTCGCCGACCTGCTCGGAGTGCGCGGCTTCCTGACTTCCCACACGGAGGACGGGGCGTTCGCCAAGCTCGACCGGGACCACCGCATCGTCGCCGTCTTCGACGGCAGCACGGCCGTCAACCGGCACGCGCTGATCACCGCGTTCCCGCTGCTCGCCCGCGCCCACGCGGCGCAAGCCCGGGACGAGGAGGGGCTCGCGGCCGCCGCCCGGATCCACGGGCCGCAGCCCGAGCTCGACCCGGGCCTGCTCTCCCTGATCAGCGCAGGCGGGTGCACCGCCGTGCAGTCGCTGCCGCAGCTGGCCCGGCGGGCCGGTGAACGGGGACGCGAGGACATCACGGCCGCGGCCCACGCCCTGGCCGCCGAATCGGCGCGGCTGCACCAGGAGATCGGCGCCCGCCGCGAAAGCCCGGGCAGGGCCTCCGCCGCGGCGTTCGACCTCGCCCAGCGCTACGAACTCTGCTACGCCGGGGCCGCGGCCCTGGCGCTGTGGACGCACAACACCCCCGGACCCGGCGCCCGGTGGTGGCGCGAGGACCTGTGGGTGCGCGCCTGCCTGACCCTCGTCCTCAGCCGCCTCGGACTCGAGACGCCGCCCGGACCCGATGCCCGCGACCTGCTGTGCGACGAGATCCTCGACGGCGGTCTCACCGAAGGCGAGTTCTCGCTGCTCCACGGTCTGGGGGACCGATGA